Proteins encoded by one window of Taeniopygia guttata chromosome 1A, bTaeGut7.mat, whole genome shotgun sequence:
- the PKP2 gene encoding plakophilin-2 isoform X2, with translation MAGRGPEQGYIRTVLGQQILGELDSSSLALPSDERLKLSGDRAGEEKALRIHRQVQQTLARKSRGSLYNGSLHRASSVPESVYNMGITENDFAPRSPYSFSYYQANQVASPSSYTNGWGTRIAYRTMEERAQRQPLKRLEVSPQRNPERLAYVSNDFHYDGGISAGLSVRHGDGLRSSGTVPPRYARSEILGYTLRDSVHRGRSFKRQPRLGTVTDAVPDGAYPSPTVPLYHQPGSSRSMSNLLEKENYLASESAMGQVRSPTASRLSQNRQSVRSSFYQSAFRNTQSRREVSQPASIASVAAETDGKRMPVTAAVAAAGRNGFLHSEQVTLNGSQLGSPEVEMTLERAVNILKSENTQSTPRILAAETFIQHECFQKADARRKVFSLGGIPKLLQLLEVQNEDIQRAACGALRNLVFEDNDNKLEVSEQKGIPLLLRLLRHTRDIETKKQITGLLWNLSSNDQLKHLLIREALQTLTDAVLIPYSGWPDRDYPKSSALPDPDIFYNATGCLRNMSSAGPEGRKKMRECEGLIDSLVYYIQGAIADHEPNDKATENCVCILHNLSYQLELELPESYAQSIYVQRRNISNNDKTPGCFGTRSRKVKEKQQDTPLPEEKSNPKGVESLWHSTLIRIYLSLIAKSTRNYTQEASLGALQNLTAGNGPMPFAVARTVVQKANGLPGIRAMLHVSHPAVKRTAVSLLRNLSRNTSLQNDIAREVLPDLVSALPECVAGCEAACDTTASICYTLFNLTQRSSHNARLLLSAQGLPKVIAISMNDSNMFSKASRAASVLLYSLWSHTDLHSAYKKADFKKADFINSRTTRAYNSLKD, from the exons ATGGCCGGCCGCGGGCCCGAGCAGGGCTACATCCGCACCGTGCTGGGCCAGCAGATCCTGGGCGAGCTggacagctccagcctggcgCTGCCCTCCGACGAGCGGCTGAAGCTGTCGGGAGATCGCGCCGGGGAGGAGAAGGCGCTGCGGATCCACCGGCAGGTCCAGCAGACGCTGGCCAGGAAGAGCCGGGGCTCGCTGTACAATG GCAGCCTGCACCGTGCATCCAGTGTACCAGAGAGTGTCTATAACATGGGGATCACTGAGAATGATTTTGCACCAAGATCTCCCTACAGTTTCTCATATTACCAGGCAAACCAg GTTGCCTCCCCATCCTCGTACACCAACGGCTGGGGGACAAGGATTGCTTACAGGACAATGGAAGAGAGAGCTCAAAGGCAGCCTCTGAAGAGACTGGAGGTTTCTCCCCAGCGAAATCCGGAAAGATTGGCCTACGTGTCCAACGACTTTCACTACGATGGAGGGATCTCAGCTGGATTGTCCGTGAGGCACGGGGACGGGCTGAGATCCAGCGGGACTGTGCCGCCGAGATACGCTCGCTCCGAGATCCTTGGCTACACCCTGCGCGACTCCGTGCACAGGGGACGCTCCTTCAAGAGACAGCCCCGCCTGGGGACTGTCACTGATGCTGTCCCCGATGGTGCCTACCCCAGCCCCACTGTCCCTCTGTAccaccagcctggcagcagccgCAGCATGAGCAAcctcctggagaaggaaaacTACCTGGCCTCGGAGAGTGCCATGGGACAAGTGAGGTCCCCGACCGCGTCCCGCCTGTCTCAGAACAGGCAATCTGTCAGGTCCAGCTTCTACCAAAGCGCCTTCAGAAACAcgcagagcaggagggaggtTTCCCAGCCAGCTTCCATAGCCAGTGTCGCTGCAGAAACAGATGGGAAGAGGATGCCAGTGACGGCTGCTGTGGCCGCAGCAGGGAGAAATGGTTTCCTGCACAGCGAGCAAGTGACCCTCAATGGATCTCAGCTGGG GAGCCCAGAAGTGGAGATGACCCTGGAGCGTGCAGTGAACATTCTGAAGAGTGAAAATACACAGTCCACCCCCAGGATCCTTGCTGCAGAGACTTTCATACAGCATGAGTGCTTCCAAAAAGCAGATGCCAGGAGAAAA gTTTTCTCACTTGGTGGCATCCCCAAACTTTTACAGCTCCTCGAGGTTCAGAATGAGGACATCCAGCGGGCAGCGTGTGGTGCTCTGAGAAACTTGGTGTTTGAGGACAATGACAACAAACTGGAGGTGTCAGAGCAGAAAGGGATCCCGCTCCTGCTCCGCCTGCTCCGGCACACCAGGGACATAGAGACTAAGAAACAAATCACAG GTTTGCTGTGGAATCTGTCCTCCAATGACCAGCTGAAGCACCTGTTGATTAGAGAAGCCCTGCAGACGCTGACTGATGCTGTCCTCATCCCCTACTCAGGCTGGCCAGACAGAGACTACCCAAAATCAAGTGCTCTGCCCGACCCTGATATCTTCTACAATGCCACAGGATGCCTGAG aaacatgagctctgctggcccagaaggaaggaagaagatgagagaaTGTGAGGGCTTGATTGATTCTCTTGTGTATTATATCCAAGGAGCTATTGCAGACCATGAGCCCAATGACAAG gCCACAGAGAACTGTGTGTGTATTCTTCACAATCTTTCCTACCAGCTAGAGCTAGAGCTCCCTGAGAGCTATGCCCAGAGCATATATgtgcaaagaagaaatatttctaacaATGATAAAACACCAGGCTGTTTTGGAACACGGAGCAGAAAAGTAAAAGAG AAGCAGCAGGACACCCCGCTTCCTGAGGAAAAGAGCAATCCCAAAGGTGTTGAATCGCTCTGGCATTCTACACTGATTAGGATATACCTCTCCTTAATAGCAAAGAGTACCAGAAACTACACCCAAGAGGCATCCCTGGGAGCTCTCCAGAACCTCACAGCTGGCAATGGACCA ATGCCATTCGCAGTGGCCCGGACTGTTGTTCAGAAGGCAAATGGGCTGCCAGGTATCCGAGCTATGCTGCACGTCAGCCACCCCGCCGTGAAGAGGACAGCGGTCTCACTGCTCAGGAACCTGTCCCGAAACACCTCCCTGCAAAACGACATAG CCAGAGAAGTTCTGCCTGATTTGGTGTCAGCCCTGCCCGAGTGTGTGGCAGGCTGCGAGGCTGCCTGTGACACCACGGCGTCCATCTGCTACACCCTGTTCAACCTGACCCAGCGCAGCTCGCACAACGCCCGGCTGCTCCTCAGCGCCCAGGGCCTGCCCAAGGTCATTGCCATCAGCATGAATGACAG CAATATGTTCAGCAAAGCCAGCAGGGCTGCTTCAGTCCTCCTCTACTCCCTGTGGTCACACACTGATCTCCACAGTGCCTACAAAAAG
- the PKP2 gene encoding plakophilin-2 isoform X1, with translation MGITENDFAPRSPYSFSYYQANQVASPSSYTNGWGTRIAYRTMEERAQRQPLKRLEVSPQRNPERLAYVSNDFHYDGGISAGLSVRHGDGLRSSGTVPPRYARSEILGYTLRDSVHRGRSFKRQPRLGTVTDAVPDGAYPSPTVPLYHQPGSSRSMSNLLEKENYLASESAMGQVRSPTASRLSQNRQSVRSSFYQSAFRNTQSRREVSQPASIASVAAETDGKRMPVTAAVAAAGRNGFLHSEQVTLNGSQLGSPEVEMTLERAVNILKSENTQSTPRILAAETFIQHECFQKADARRKVFSLGGIPKLLQLLEVQNEDIQRAACGALRNLVFEDNDNKLEVSEQKGIPLLLRLLRHTRDIETKKQITGLLWNLSSNDQLKHLLIREALQTLTDAVLIPYSGWPDRDYPKSSALPDPDIFYNATGCLRNMSSAGPEGRKKMRECEGLIDSLVYYIQGAIADHEPNDKATENCVCILHNLSYQLELELPESYAQSIYVQRRNISNNDKTPGCFGTRSRKVKEKQQDTPLPEEKSNPKGVESLWHSTLIRIYLSLIAKSTRNYTQEASLGALQNLTAGNGPMPFAVARTVVQKANGLPGIRAMLHVSHPAVKRTAVSLLRNLSRNTSLQNDIAREVLPDLVSALPECVAGCEAACDTTASICYTLFNLTQRSSHNARLLLSAQGLPKVIAISMNDSNMFSKASRAASVLLYSLWSHTDLHSAYKKADFKKADFINSRTTRAYNSLKD, from the exons ATGGGGATCACTGAGAATGATTTTGCACCAAGATCTCCCTACAGTTTCTCATATTACCAGGCAAACCAg GTTGCCTCCCCATCCTCGTACACCAACGGCTGGGGGACAAGGATTGCTTACAGGACAATGGAAGAGAGAGCTCAAAGGCAGCCTCTGAAGAGACTGGAGGTTTCTCCCCAGCGAAATCCGGAAAGATTGGCCTACGTGTCCAACGACTTTCACTACGATGGAGGGATCTCAGCTGGATTGTCCGTGAGGCACGGGGACGGGCTGAGATCCAGCGGGACTGTGCCGCCGAGATACGCTCGCTCCGAGATCCTTGGCTACACCCTGCGCGACTCCGTGCACAGGGGACGCTCCTTCAAGAGACAGCCCCGCCTGGGGACTGTCACTGATGCTGTCCCCGATGGTGCCTACCCCAGCCCCACTGTCCCTCTGTAccaccagcctggcagcagccgCAGCATGAGCAAcctcctggagaaggaaaacTACCTGGCCTCGGAGAGTGCCATGGGACAAGTGAGGTCCCCGACCGCGTCCCGCCTGTCTCAGAACAGGCAATCTGTCAGGTCCAGCTTCTACCAAAGCGCCTTCAGAAACAcgcagagcaggagggaggtTTCCCAGCCAGCTTCCATAGCCAGTGTCGCTGCAGAAACAGATGGGAAGAGGATGCCAGTGACGGCTGCTGTGGCCGCAGCAGGGAGAAATGGTTTCCTGCACAGCGAGCAAGTGACCCTCAATGGATCTCAGCTGGG GAGCCCAGAAGTGGAGATGACCCTGGAGCGTGCAGTGAACATTCTGAAGAGTGAAAATACACAGTCCACCCCCAGGATCCTTGCTGCAGAGACTTTCATACAGCATGAGTGCTTCCAAAAAGCAGATGCCAGGAGAAAA gTTTTCTCACTTGGTGGCATCCCCAAACTTTTACAGCTCCTCGAGGTTCAGAATGAGGACATCCAGCGGGCAGCGTGTGGTGCTCTGAGAAACTTGGTGTTTGAGGACAATGACAACAAACTGGAGGTGTCAGAGCAGAAAGGGATCCCGCTCCTGCTCCGCCTGCTCCGGCACACCAGGGACATAGAGACTAAGAAACAAATCACAG GTTTGCTGTGGAATCTGTCCTCCAATGACCAGCTGAAGCACCTGTTGATTAGAGAAGCCCTGCAGACGCTGACTGATGCTGTCCTCATCCCCTACTCAGGCTGGCCAGACAGAGACTACCCAAAATCAAGTGCTCTGCCCGACCCTGATATCTTCTACAATGCCACAGGATGCCTGAG aaacatgagctctgctggcccagaaggaaggaagaagatgagagaaTGTGAGGGCTTGATTGATTCTCTTGTGTATTATATCCAAGGAGCTATTGCAGACCATGAGCCCAATGACAAG gCCACAGAGAACTGTGTGTGTATTCTTCACAATCTTTCCTACCAGCTAGAGCTAGAGCTCCCTGAGAGCTATGCCCAGAGCATATATgtgcaaagaagaaatatttctaacaATGATAAAACACCAGGCTGTTTTGGAACACGGAGCAGAAAAGTAAAAGAG AAGCAGCAGGACACCCCGCTTCCTGAGGAAAAGAGCAATCCCAAAGGTGTTGAATCGCTCTGGCATTCTACACTGATTAGGATATACCTCTCCTTAATAGCAAAGAGTACCAGAAACTACACCCAAGAGGCATCCCTGGGAGCTCTCCAGAACCTCACAGCTGGCAATGGACCA ATGCCATTCGCAGTGGCCCGGACTGTTGTTCAGAAGGCAAATGGGCTGCCAGGTATCCGAGCTATGCTGCACGTCAGCCACCCCGCCGTGAAGAGGACAGCGGTCTCACTGCTCAGGAACCTGTCCCGAAACACCTCCCTGCAAAACGACATAG CCAGAGAAGTTCTGCCTGATTTGGTGTCAGCCCTGCCCGAGTGTGTGGCAGGCTGCGAGGCTGCCTGTGACACCACGGCGTCCATCTGCTACACCCTGTTCAACCTGACCCAGCGCAGCTCGCACAACGCCCGGCTGCTCCTCAGCGCCCAGGGCCTGCCCAAGGTCATTGCCATCAGCATGAATGACAG CAATATGTTCAGCAAAGCCAGCAGGGCTGCTTCAGTCCTCCTCTACTCCCTGTGGTCACACACTGATCTCCACAGTGCCTACAAAAAG